A part of Roseitalea porphyridii genomic DNA contains:
- a CDS encoding sugar ABC transporter ATP-binding protein, with amino-acid sequence MSEPKPALRLEQIVKTFPGVRALDDVSFAVMPGEVHALMGENGAGKSTLMKVLGGIHQPDSGQIIVGDEPVQMRSPLEAKAKGIVFIHQELSLAEELSVAENIYLGELPRRRFGRVDWAKLYDRTDAILSRLNVGFNARTIVGTLSIANQQMVEIARALTVDAKAVIFDEPTASLTDAEKSVLFDVIADLKDQGVGIIYISHRMEEIFRITDRISVLRDGLYRGTLDTADTTEDEVTQLMIGRKLDLSRNVSHHELGEVALEVRGLSCGHLFEDISFTVHAGEVVGFYGLVGAGRTEIAETLFGLRTPSAGTILLDGEPTRIHSPADAISKGISLVPEDRKGQGLVLGMNCRDNMTLPQVEDLTAGPFVSDGAEIAIFDLYRDKLDIRTPGWKQIAGNLSGGNQQKIVIGKWLSMHPRVLIVDEPTRGIDVGSKSEIHNLIRDLAAQGYAVIVISSEMPEVLHVSDRIVAMFSGRIIRTFSSDEVTEDNLIQAISGITTEQAA; translated from the coding sequence ATGAGCGAACCGAAACCGGCTCTGCGCCTCGAGCAGATCGTCAAGACCTTTCCAGGCGTGCGCGCGCTCGACGATGTCTCCTTTGCCGTCATGCCCGGCGAGGTGCACGCGCTGATGGGCGAGAACGGGGCGGGCAAGTCGACCCTGATGAAGGTGCTGGGCGGCATCCACCAGCCCGATTCCGGCCAGATCATCGTCGGCGACGAACCTGTGCAGATGCGCAGCCCGCTCGAAGCCAAGGCCAAGGGCATCGTCTTCATCCACCAGGAACTGAGCCTGGCCGAGGAACTGTCGGTCGCCGAGAACATCTATCTGGGCGAATTGCCGCGCAGGAGATTCGGTCGCGTCGACTGGGCCAAGCTCTACGACAGGACCGACGCCATCCTGTCGCGGCTCAATGTCGGGTTCAACGCGCGCACCATCGTCGGCACCCTGTCCATCGCCAACCAGCAGATGGTGGAGATCGCCCGCGCGCTGACGGTCGACGCCAAGGCGGTGATCTTCGACGAGCCGACCGCATCGCTGACCGATGCGGAGAAATCGGTGCTGTTCGACGTCATCGCCGATCTCAAGGACCAGGGCGTCGGCATCATCTACATCTCGCACCGCATGGAAGAGATCTTCCGGATCACCGACCGGATCAGCGTGCTGCGCGACGGTCTTTACCGCGGGACACTCGATACGGCCGATACCACCGAGGACGAGGTGACCCAGCTCATGATCGGGCGCAAGCTCGACCTGTCGCGCAATGTCAGCCATCACGAGTTGGGCGAGGTGGCGCTCGAGGTGCGGGGGCTTTCCTGCGGCCACCTGTTCGAGGATATCAGCTTCACCGTGCACGCCGGCGAGGTGGTCGGGTTCTACGGGCTGGTCGGCGCCGGGCGCACCGAGATCGCCGAAACGCTGTTCGGCCTTCGCACGCCGAGCGCGGGCACCATCCTTCTCGACGGCGAGCCGACGCGGATCCATTCGCCCGCCGACGCGATCAGCAAGGGCATTTCGCTGGTGCCGGAGGACCGGAAGGGACAGGGGCTGGTTCTCGGCATGAACTGCCGGGACAACATGACCCTGCCGCAGGTCGAGGATTTGACGGCCGGTCCGTTCGTCTCGGACGGCGCGGAGATCGCCATCTTCGATCTCTATCGCGACAAGCTCGATATTCGCACCCCGGGCTGGAAGCAGATCGCGGGCAATCTGTCGGGCGGCAACCAGCAGAAGATCGTCATCGGCAAGTGGCTTTCGATGCACCCAAGGGTGCTGATCGTCGACGAGCCGACGCGCGGCATCGATGTCGGCTCGAAATCGGAGATCCACAATCTGATCCGCGACCTGGCCGCGCAGGGCTATGCCGTGATCGTCATCAGTTCCGAGATGCCCGAGGTGCTGCATGTCAGCGACCGGATCGTCGCCATGTTCAGCGGCCGCATCATCCGTACCTTCTCCTCCGACGAGGTGACCGAGGACAATCTGATCCAGGCGATTTCCGGAATCACGACGGAACAGGCAGCCTGA
- a CDS encoding ABC transporter permease, translated as MEAGTLSRFLKSGAIWGFIVLELIFFSIAGEFLSLSEKAFMDADNMLLLLKQSAPIGIIAVGMTIIMINGNIDLSVGATFALAAIVLLDSMTWPIFGGMGDWVIPVSWALALMTGIVLGAINGLIVWKTGVDAFIVTLGSMLGYRGLVFMYNGEQPTSHLNWTLVDFAEAQFLGLHTATWFLLAVTVILWFVMNYTVHGRNAYAIGNNREAAVNAGIRVGPHMMINFMLIGFLAALSAVVFYSESGSVNPNDGQLYELWVITAVVLGGTKLTGGSGSIISTFGGVIAIQLLRKGLAHIGANTETVNLVIGLILIAVLILDRQLNVKGKEALKT; from the coding sequence ATGGAAGCGGGAACACTGAGCCGGTTTCTCAAAAGCGGCGCGATCTGGGGCTTCATCGTCCTCGAGCTGATCTTCTTTTCGATCGCCGGCGAGTTCCTGTCGCTGTCGGAGAAGGCGTTCATGGACGCCGACAACATGCTGCTTTTGCTCAAGCAGTCCGCGCCGATCGGCATAATCGCGGTGGGCATGACGATCATCATGATCAACGGCAACATCGATCTTTCGGTCGGAGCGACCTTCGCGCTCGCCGCCATCGTGCTGCTGGATTCGATGACATGGCCGATCTTCGGCGGCATGGGCGACTGGGTGATCCCGGTCTCGTGGGCGCTGGCGCTGATGACGGGCATCGTGCTGGGCGCGATCAACGGGCTGATCGTCTGGAAGACGGGGGTCGACGCGTTCATCGTCACGCTCGGTTCGATGCTCGGCTATCGCGGCCTCGTCTTCATGTACAATGGCGAACAGCCCACCTCGCATCTGAACTGGACGCTGGTCGATTTCGCCGAGGCCCAGTTTCTGGGCCTGCACACGGCGACCTGGTTCCTGCTGGCGGTCACGGTGATCCTGTGGTTCGTCATGAACTACACGGTCCACGGCCGCAACGCCTATGCGATCGGCAACAACCGCGAAGCGGCCGTCAATGCGGGCATTCGGGTGGGCCCGCACATGATGATCAACTTCATGCTGATCGGCTTTCTCGCAGCGCTGTCGGCGGTCGTGTTCTATTCGGAATCCGGTTCGGTCAATCCCAACGACGGCCAGCTCTATGAATTGTGGGTGATCACCGCCGTCGTTCTCGGCGGCACCAAGCTGACCGGCGGATCGGGATCGATCATCTCGACCTTCGGCGGCGTGATCGCCATCCAGCTTCTGCGCAAGGGGCTGGCCCATATCGGCGCCAACACCGAAACCGTCAATCTGGTGATCGGCCTGATCCTGATCGCGGTGCTCATTCTCGACCGGCAACTGAACGTGAAGGGCAAGGAGGCGCTGAAGACATGA
- a CDS encoding ABC transporter permease — protein sequence MADFIKEPGARGTSPAPAGRFSRAEIGAFLARQGILIAFILFMIGFTIANDRFLDPDNILGVVRSSAILGVMALGVTFVVISGNLDLSVGSMMSFSTIVVLDLHDKIGPAMAIPAMFAMTLCLGAFIGFLVGYLKLNSLIVTLGMLSAIHGLTLTYSGGKNMDIADKEGTWFSVFGQGSIAGIPVPILIFALMAAALGMVLARTPFGRKVYAVGGNGVAATFSGVRRARTVFMCYLVSAFCVATAGLIQASRSLGSQNTVGQGMELEVLAAVILGGASLLGGSGTIFKTVIGVLILGFIQNGLLLVGLQFYAQYVVTWVIIILAVWLDIAAKRGKLWSPIA from the coding sequence ATGGCCGACTTCATCAAGGAACCGGGCGCACGCGGGACAAGTCCCGCGCCCGCCGGACGGTTCTCCAGAGCCGAAATCGGCGCGTTCCTCGCCCGTCAGGGCATTCTGATCGCGTTTATCCTGTTCATGATCGGCTTCACGATCGCCAATGATCGTTTCCTCGACCCCGACAACATTCTCGGCGTGGTCCGCTCCTCGGCGATCCTGGGCGTCATGGCGCTCGGCGTGACCTTCGTGGTCATCAGCGGCAATCTGGACCTTTCCGTCGGCTCGATGATGTCGTTCTCGACGATCGTCGTGCTCGACCTGCACGACAAGATCGGCCCGGCCATGGCGATCCCGGCCATGTTCGCCATGACCCTGTGTCTGGGCGCATTCATCGGCTTTCTGGTCGGCTACCTGAAGCTCAATTCGCTGATCGTCACGCTCGGCATGCTGTCGGCGATCCACGGGCTGACGCTGACCTATTCGGGCGGCAAGAACATGGACATCGCCGACAAGGAGGGTACCTGGTTCTCCGTCTTCGGACAGGGCTCCATTGCCGGCATCCCGGTGCCGATCCTCATCTTCGCGCTGATGGCGGCGGCGCTCGGCATGGTGCTCGCCAGGACGCCGTTCGGCCGCAAGGTCTATGCGGTCGGCGGCAACGGCGTGGCGGCCACCTTCTCGGGCGTTCGCCGGGCCCGCACGGTCTTCATGTGCTACCTGGTGTCGGCGTTCTGCGTGGCGACCGCCGGACTGATCCAGGCCAGCCGCTCGCTCGGCAGCCAGAACACGGTCGGCCAGGGCATGGAACTCGAAGTGCTCGCCGCGGTGATCCTTGGCGGCGCCTCGCTGCTCGGCGGGTCCGGCACGATCTTCAAGACGGTGATCGGCGTTCTGATCCTGGGCTTCATCCAGAACGGGCTGCTGCTCGTGGGGCTGCAGTTCTACGCTCAGTATGTCGTCACCTGGGTCATCATCATCCTTGCCGTCTGGCTCGATATCGCGGCCAAGCGCGGCAAGCTCTGGTCACCGATCGCGTAG
- a CDS encoding SDR family NAD(P)-dependent oxidoreductase gives MGRVSGRSCIVTGAARGIGRAIGEALVEEGADVCFADIDEDGARATAEANGERADRNRARVTHCAVDVTDRGQVRDMIGHTVESFGKLDVKFNNAGVNKPMNFLDVTDENWHFIMNVNALGCLIGMQEAARQMIAQGSGGKIVNTASIASRQGFDNVAPYCASKWAVVSLTQSGARDLARHDITVTGFAPGVVATEMWEEVDRDLMDIGASERPGQAMAEFSADILKGRVAQPADITGTTTYLASRDSDYMTGQIVMIDGGMTLV, from the coding sequence ATGGGCCGTGTTTCCGGTCGTTCCTGCATTGTGACCGGCGCCGCGCGCGGCATAGGCCGGGCGATCGGCGAGGCACTCGTCGAAGAGGGCGCCGACGTATGTTTCGCCGACATCGACGAGGACGGCGCCAGAGCTACCGCCGAGGCCAATGGCGAGCGTGCCGACCGGAATCGCGCACGGGTCACCCACTGCGCCGTCGACGTCACCGATCGCGGGCAGGTGCGCGACATGATCGGCCACACGGTGGAAAGCTTCGGCAAGCTGGACGTCAAGTTCAACAATGCCGGCGTCAACAAGCCGATGAACTTTCTCGACGTTACCGATGAGAACTGGCACTTCATCATGAACGTCAATGCGCTCGGTTGCCTGATCGGCATGCAGGAAGCGGCGCGTCAGATGATCGCGCAGGGGTCGGGCGGCAAGATCGTCAACACCGCCTCGATCGCCAGCCGGCAGGGCTTCGACAATGTCGCGCCCTACTGCGCCAGCAAGTGGGCGGTGGTTTCGCTGACCCAGTCGGGCGCGCGCGACCTGGCCCGGCACGATATCACGGTGACCGGTTTCGCGCCCGGCGTGGTCGCCACCGAGATGTGGGAGGAGGTCGACCGCGACCTCATGGACATCGGCGCCTCCGAGCGCCCCGGTCAGGCGATGGCGGAGTTCTCGGCCGACATTTTGAAGGGCAGGGTGGCGCAGCCGGCCGACATCACCGGCACGACGACATATCTTGCCTCGCGCGACAGCGACTACATGACGGGGCAGATCGTGATGATCGACGGCGGCATGACGCTCGTGTGA
- a CDS encoding sugar ABC transporter substrate-binding protein encodes MRVSTSLAATTAIAALAFAGSAAAADYRIGITQNNVGVDSYQTTYEKAFIAAAEANDQVETVVLDAGGDVARQIAQLEDLIQQEVDAIIVWPTNGEAVIPAVRKAHNADIPVIVTNSNIAEEGFDFVASFSGPDNITQGSRSAEIMCDKFKDMGIEDEAKIVQISGQPGYTTAIERAKGFEDRLPEVCPNVELMETQPGDWNREKSQQVMEAFLVKYDDIDGVYSGDDNMGVGALNAAKAAGRAEDIIFVGATNFAVGYEAMEAGEYWGSIYQSPVDDAEAALQTAIDVLEGKDVPFLNYFDTPKITQDNMGEFDKPVF; translated from the coding sequence ATGAGAGTAAGCACGTCGCTTGCCGCCACCACGGCGATCGCTGCACTGGCGTTTGCCGGCAGCGCCGCCGCCGCCGACTACCGGATCGGCATCACGCAGAACAATGTGGGCGTCGACAGCTACCAGACGACCTACGAGAAGGCATTCATCGCCGCCGCTGAAGCCAACGACCAGGTCGAGACGGTCGTTCTGGACGCCGGTGGCGACGTCGCCCGGCAGATCGCCCAGCTCGAGGATCTCATCCAGCAGGAGGTCGACGCGATCATCGTCTGGCCGACCAACGGCGAGGCGGTCATTCCCGCCGTGCGCAAGGCGCACAACGCCGACATCCCGGTGATTGTCACCAACTCCAACATCGCCGAGGAAGGCTTCGACTTCGTGGCGTCCTTCTCGGGTCCCGACAACATCACGCAGGGCTCGCGCTCGGCCGAGATCATGTGCGACAAGTTCAAGGACATGGGCATCGAGGACGAGGCCAAGATCGTCCAGATCTCCGGCCAGCCGGGCTACACGACCGCCATCGAGCGGGCCAAGGGCTTCGAGGACCGGTTGCCCGAAGTGTGCCCGAACGTCGAATTGATGGAGACCCAGCCGGGCGACTGGAACCGCGAAAAGAGCCAGCAGGTGATGGAAGCGTTCCTGGTCAAGTATGACGACATCGACGGCGTCTACTCGGGCGACGACAATATGGGCGTGGGCGCGCTGAACGCGGCCAAGGCCGCCGGCCGGGCCGAGGACATCATCTTTGTCGGCGCCACCAACTTCGCCGTCGGCTATGAAGCGATGGAGGCCGGCGAGTACTGGGGCTCGATCTACCAGTCACCGGTCGATGACGCCGAAGCCGCCCTGCAGACCGCGATCGACGTGCTCGAAGGCAAGGACGTTCCGTTCCTGAACTACTTCGACACGCCCAAGATCACGCAGGACAATATGGGTGAGTTCGACAAGCCGGTCTTCTAG
- a CDS encoding ABC transporter substrate-binding protein: MSGGGESADQQPVSQNDPFEMLNVISFMEAFGEELEDALGFVAPNPQLRMSLHLIRSHLEAKAVTPTSLIGASGVPYATASRRMKQMIDDGLIDQRPRTRTGKTFTLHPSEKLLESWVQMTGRLKRLASSSFGTVDTPETVDDYYYGGSYMAARPIPPLRVLPEPLRVPGGLRVLVHGDPTFMVMNHLKRQFEQVVGTDIHQRAFSIDRLHEEILKNAERRVSRYDIIAFDLPWLGELAARDMLMPLDRVVDISRLDTADFHTAGWKAAHWAGKPYGVPAQTTPELFFYRKDLFEKAGLRPPASTGEVIAAARTLHNPAQGRYGIAWNAARGTALGHTFLMTMADFGQPVVDLPPAAGGFDTERLHRGGLRPMIDTAAGRAAAEYLLELLDYSPPYILSMSWYERIRPYAAGEVAMAYGYTLLAPYFELDTASPAHGQTGYLPHPVGPGAAPIAPVGGYALGIPRNIPAERQHAAAEALLVFTSPEAHKLYIQNGSRTNPRYSVSADPDVRRTSDIFDAVDAMSWRDELQFWPRPPIPQITEIIRICGEEFHDMLRGVVPLKTALRQAQDRAERALRAPI; this comes from the coding sequence GTGTCGGGAGGAGGAGAGAGCGCGGACCAGCAGCCCGTTTCGCAGAACGATCCGTTCGAGATGCTCAATGTCATCTCGTTCATGGAGGCGTTCGGCGAGGAGCTTGAAGACGCTCTGGGGTTCGTCGCGCCCAATCCGCAATTGCGCATGTCGTTGCATCTGATCAGAAGCCATCTGGAGGCCAAGGCGGTCACGCCGACATCGCTCATCGGCGCGTCGGGCGTGCCCTATGCGACCGCCTCGCGCCGCATGAAGCAGATGATCGACGACGGGCTGATCGATCAGCGGCCGCGCACCCGCACCGGCAAGACATTCACCCTGCACCCGAGCGAGAAGCTGCTGGAGAGCTGGGTTCAGATGACCGGCCGGCTCAAGCGCCTTGCCTCGTCGAGCTTCGGCACCGTCGACACCCCGGAGACGGTCGACGACTATTATTACGGCGGCTCGTACATGGCGGCCCGCCCGATCCCCCCGCTGCGGGTCCTGCCCGAGCCGTTGCGCGTCCCGGGCGGTCTGCGCGTGCTGGTGCATGGCGATCCGACCTTCATGGTGATGAACCATCTCAAGCGCCAGTTCGAGCAGGTGGTCGGCACCGACATTCACCAGCGCGCCTTCTCGATCGACCGGCTGCACGAGGAGATCCTGAAGAACGCCGAGCGCCGGGTCAGCCGCTACGACATCATCGCCTTCGATCTGCCGTGGCTGGGTGAACTGGCCGCGCGCGACATGCTGATGCCGCTCGACCGGGTCGTCGACATCTCAAGGCTCGACACCGCCGACTTCCACACGGCCGGCTGGAAAGCGGCGCACTGGGCGGGCAAGCCCTACGGCGTGCCGGCCCAGACGACACCGGAACTGTTCTTCTACCGCAAGGACCTGTTCGAGAAGGCGGGTCTGCGCCCTCCGGCGTCGACCGGAGAGGTCATCGCCGCCGCGCGCACCCTGCACAATCCGGCTCAGGGGCGCTACGGGATCGCCTGGAACGCCGCGCGCGGCACCGCGCTCGGCCACACCTTCCTGATGACGATGGCCGATTTCGGCCAGCCGGTGGTCGACCTTCCGCCGGCGGCCGGCGGGTTCGACACCGAACGCCTGCACCGTGGCGGGCTGCGGCCGATGATCGACACCGCGGCGGGCCGCGCGGCCGCCGAGTACCTTCTGGAACTGCTCGACTATTCGCCACCCTACATCCTGTCGATGTCCTGGTACGAGCGCATCCGGCCGTATGCGGCCGGCGAGGTCGCCATGGCATACGGTTACACGCTGCTGGCGCCCTACTTCGAACTCGACACGGCCTCGCCGGCGCATGGCCAGACCGGCTATCTTCCGCATCCGGTCGGACCGGGCGCGGCGCCGATCGCGCCGGTGGGCGGCTATGCGCTGGGCATCCCCCGCAACATTCCGGCCGAAAGGCAACACGCGGCCGCCGAGGCGCTTCTGGTCTTTACCTCGCCCGAGGCGCACAAGCTCTACATCCAGAACGGCAGCCGCACCAATCCGCGCTACTCGGTCAGCGCCGATCCGGACGTTCGCCGCACCTCAGACATCTTCGACGCGGTCGACGCCATGTCCTGGCGCGACGAACTGCAGTTCTGGCCGCGTCCGCCGATCCCGCAGATCACCGAAATCATTCGCATCTGCGGCGAGGAATTCCACGACATGCTGCGTGGGGTGGTCCCGCTCAAGACCGCCCTGCGCCAGGCGCAGGACAGGGCCGAGCGCGCCCTGCGCGCACCGATTTGA
- a CDS encoding SDR family NAD(P)-dependent oxidoreductase, translating into MDPNRLKGKNILITGAARGMGAANAEAFASQGGNVCIGDLDLDAAQEVADRINEAGNGKAIAVKMDVTERTDNAAAVAATVDAFGSINVGLFNAGLNKPRFFMDIDEDNWDMIMNVNTKAMWLGMQEAARQMIDQGPMEGHPYKLINVGSIASRKPLVDVTVYCTSKYGCLALTHCGAIALAEHNITVNGYAPGVVVTPLWEQLDKDLVDIGFKKREGQAYEDIVRDALQIKRVSYPDDITGTASFLASNDSDYMTGQMIHIDGGWCIQ; encoded by the coding sequence ATGGATCCGAACCGCCTGAAGGGGAAGAACATCCTGATCACCGGCGCCGCGCGGGGGATGGGCGCCGCCAACGCCGAGGCGTTCGCGAGCCAGGGGGGCAATGTCTGCATCGGCGATCTCGATCTGGATGCCGCCCAGGAGGTCGCCGACCGCATCAACGAGGCCGGCAACGGAAAGGCCATCGCGGTGAAGATGGACGTCACCGAGCGGACGGACAATGCCGCAGCCGTCGCCGCCACGGTCGACGCGTTCGGCTCCATCAATGTCGGCCTGTTCAATGCGGGCCTGAACAAGCCCCGGTTCTTCATGGACATCGATGAGGACAACTGGGACATGATCATGAACGTCAACACCAAGGCGATGTGGCTGGGCATGCAGGAAGCCGCCCGGCAGATGATCGACCAGGGCCCAATGGAGGGCCATCCCTACAAGCTGATCAATGTCGGCTCGATCGCCTCGCGCAAGCCGCTGGTCGACGTCACCGTCTACTGCACCTCCAAATATGGCTGCCTGGCGCTGACCCATTGCGGCGCGATCGCGCTCGCCGAACACAACATCACGGTCAACGGCTATGCCCCCGGCGTCGTCGTCACCCCGCTTTGGGAACAGCTCGACAAGGACCTCGTCGACATCGGCTTCAAGAAGCGCGAGGGCCAGGCCTACGAGGACATCGTCCGCGACGCGCTGCAGATCAAGCGCGTCTCCTATCCCGACGACATCACCGGCACCGCCTCGTTCCTGGCCAGCAACGACAGCGACTACATGACCGGCCAGATGATCCACATCGATGGCGGCTGGTGCATCCAGTAG
- a CDS encoding M24 family metallopeptidase → MNLALTPNVLTPADLEPHWRWEGRIPAWGHTSVDFERRIDHDRLRRYRLARTRQALKASKAGTLLLFDVNNIRYVSATKIGEWERDKMCRFCLLTGDDSPYVWDFGSAAMHHKKFSDWLEPDHCRAGVVGMRGTIPPEFGLMRKYAKEIAGLIRDAGMADMPVGVDYAETAMFHALQEEGLKVVDGQQIMLAAREIKNWDEIQLLTQAASMVDGVYHMIYEELKPGVRENDIVALSNKMLYEMGSDDVEAINAISGERCNPHPHNFTDRYFRPGDQAFFDILQSYQGYRTCYYRTFNIGRATPAQHDAYVKAREWIDASIAMIKPGVTTDKVAAVWPKAEEFGFPNEDAAFGLQFGHGLGLALHERPIISRAVSLDHPMEIETGMVFALETYCPAADGYSAARIEEEVVVTETGVEVISLFPAEELPIANRY, encoded by the coding sequence ATGAATCTCGCATTGACGCCCAACGTCCTGACCCCGGCCGATCTCGAACCGCACTGGCGGTGGGAAGGCCGGATCCCCGCCTGGGGGCATACCTCGGTCGACTTCGAGCGGCGCATCGACCACGACCGGCTGCGCCGCTACCGCCTTGCGCGCACGCGGCAGGCGCTGAAGGCGTCAAAGGCCGGCACCCTGCTGCTGTTCGACGTCAACAACATCCGCTACGTCTCGGCCACCAAGATCGGCGAGTGGGAGCGCGACAAGATGTGCCGCTTCTGCCTGCTGACAGGCGACGATTCCCCCTATGTGTGGGATTTCGGTTCGGCCGCCATGCATCACAAGAAGTTCTCCGACTGGCTCGAGCCCGACCATTGCCGCGCCGGCGTCGTCGGCATGCGCGGCACGATCCCGCCCGAATTCGGCCTGATGCGCAAATACGCAAAGGAGATCGCCGGCCTGATCCGCGATGCCGGCATGGCCGACATGCCGGTCGGCGTCGACTATGCCGAGACGGCGATGTTCCACGCGCTTCAGGAAGAGGGGCTGAAGGTCGTCGACGGCCAGCAGATCATGTTGGCCGCGCGCGAGATCAAGAACTGGGACGAGATCCAGCTTCTCACCCAGGCCGCCTCGATGGTCGATGGCGTCTACCACATGATCTATGAGGAGCTGAAACCCGGTGTGCGCGAGAACGACATCGTCGCGCTGTCCAACAAGATGCTCTACGAGATGGGTTCCGATGACGTCGAGGCGATCAACGCCATTTCCGGCGAGCGCTGCAATCCTCATCCGCACAATTTCACCGATCGCTATTTCCGGCCGGGCGACCAGGCGTTCTTCGATATCCTGCAGTCTTACCAGGGCTACCGGACCTGCTACTACCGCACCTTCAACATCGGTCGCGCCACGCCGGCACAGCACGACGCCTATGTGAAGGCGCGCGAATGGATCGACGCTTCGATCGCCATGATCAAGCCCGGCGTGACAACCGACAAGGTGGCCGCCGTCTGGCCGAAAGCCGAAGAGTTCGGTTTTCCCAACGAGGACGCGGCGTTCGGGCTGCAGTTCGGCCACGGGCTTGGTCTGGCGCTGCACGAACGTCCGATCATCTCGCGCGCGGTCTCGCTCGACCATCCCATGGAGATCGAGACCGGCATGGTGTTCGCGCTGGAGACCTATTGCCCGGCCGCCGACGGCTATTCGGCCGCGCGGATCGAGGAGGAGGTCGTCGTCACCGAGACCGGCGTTGAGGTGATCTCGCTGTTCCCGGCCGAGGAACTGCCGATCGCGAACCGGTACTGA
- a CDS encoding SDR family oxidoreductase, which yields MKDLFDLTGRKALVTGGATGIGEGIALGLAAAGADVAVTYRSHAPAGATAKIEAYGRKAAAVQADFAAMDEAAAEDIIGFATEALGGLDILVNNAGTIHRQEAVAMPLEDWRRVLSVNLDSVWLLSQAAGRQMVAQGSGKIIIVASVLGSQGGLRVPAYACSKHAAIGLTRALCNEWAGHGVNVNAIAPGYTATDNTQALRDDPERSRALLDRIPAGRFAEASEMAGAAVFLASDAASYCHGSVLTVDGGWLAR from the coding sequence ATGAAAGACCTGTTCGACCTGACGGGCCGCAAGGCGCTTGTCACCGGCGGTGCGACCGGCATCGGCGAAGGCATCGCGCTTGGCCTCGCCGCCGCCGGGGCCGATGTCGCGGTGACCTATCGCAGTCACGCTCCGGCCGGCGCTACCGCGAAGATCGAGGCATACGGCCGCAAGGCCGCGGCGGTCCAGGCGGACTTCGCCGCAATGGACGAAGCGGCTGCCGAGGACATCATCGGCTTTGCGACCGAGGCTCTCGGCGGACTTGATATCCTCGTCAACAATGCCGGCACCATTCATCGCCAAGAGGCGGTGGCCATGCCGCTCGAGGACTGGCGCCGGGTTCTTTCGGTGAACCTCGATTCGGTCTGGCTGCTGTCGCAGGCGGCGGGCAGGCAGATGGTCGCCCAGGGCTCGGGCAAGATCATCATCGTCGCCTCGGTGCTCGGATCGCAGGGCGGCCTGCGCGTGCCCGCCTATGCCTGCAGCAAACACGCCGCCATCGGCCTCACCCGCGCGCTCTGCAACGAATGGGCCGGACACGGCGTCAATGTGAACGCGATAGCCCCGGGCTATACGGCGACCGACAACACGCAGGCCCTGCGCGATGACCCGGAACGCTCGCGGGCCCTTCTGGACCGCATTCCCGCCGGGCGTTTCGCCGAGGCATCGGAGATGGCGGGGGCCGCCGTGTTTCTGGCGTCGGACGCCGCGAGCTACTGCCATGGCAGCGTTCTGACCGTGGATGGCGGCTGGCTGGCGCGCTGA
- a CDS encoding SDR family oxidoreductase, with product MTQTLGGKTALVTAAGAGIGRASAMALAARGANVIATDIDGAAVAEYADASTGITARQLDVLDAAAVDALIGAHPSIDILVNCAGWVHDGTILDCGEDDWDRSFGLNARATFSITKAVLPMMVERGQGSIINIASIVSSEKGAPRRFAYGASKAAIIGMTKSIAADFVRDGIRCNAICPGTVQSPSLEQRLAATGDFEQALAAFKARQPMGRLGQPEEIAEMVCHLASDLSAFTTGQAFAVDGGWSI from the coding sequence ATGACCCAGACACTCGGAGGAAAGACCGCTCTGGTGACCGCGGCAGGAGCGGGCATCGGACGCGCGTCGGCGATGGCGCTTGCGGCGCGCGGCGCCAACGTGATCGCCACCGATATCGACGGCGCGGCGGTCGCCGAATACGCCGATGCTTCGACGGGTATCACCGCCCGACAGCTCGACGTGCTCGACGCGGCTGCGGTCGACGCCCTGATCGGCGCGCATCCATCCATAGACATTCTGGTCAACTGCGCGGGCTGGGTGCACGACGGCACCATTCTCGATTGCGGCGAGGACGATTGGGACAGGTCCTTCGGTCTGAACGCCAGGGCCACGTTTTCGATCACCAAGGCGGTGTTGCCGATGATGGTCGAACGCGGCCAGGGGTCGATCATCAACATCGCCTCGATCGTCTCCAGCGAGAAAGGCGCCCCGCGACGCTTCGCCTACGGAGCATCGAAGGCCGCGATAATCGGCATGACCAAGTCGATCGCTGCCGATTTCGTCAGGGACGGCATCCGCTGCAACGCGATCTGTCCGGGGACGGTGCAAAGCCCGTCGCTGGAGCAACGGCTGGCGGCGACCGGCGATTTCGAGCAGGCGCTTGCAGCGTTCAAGGCGCGTCAGCCGATGGGGCGCCTCGGTCAGCCCGAGGAGATCGCCGAAATGGTGTGCCATCTCGCCTCGGACCTGTCCGCCTTCACCACCGGCCAGGCATTTGCCGTCGATGGCGGATGGTCCATCTGA